The DNA region CCCAGTCGGGTCGTCGGCGGGCGGAATTGACACGGTTTTGACGATTCTGCGACGGCGTGCTGACCACGGCCGGATGTCGATTCGCCGCCAGATCGGTCACAGTACTCGCGATCGCTCGAGCGCGCAAGAAGCGTCAAGGACTTTCGCCATGCCCATCGCCCCACTTCCCTCCGACACCGTCCCTGGCGAGTTCGTGCCTCCCGTCATCGCTGCCGCGCCGCCCGCCGTCTCGCGCGCGGGCACGGCCGACGGAGGCGAGCACGCCGCGGCCGAGGCCGGTGCCGATCTCGCCGTCGAGCCGCGCCGCGATGGCCGCGACGGGGTGACCGGACTCGACTGGCCGGTGGTGGCGTGGATCGGTGGGATCCACCTGGCGGCACTGGCGGCGCCGTTCACGTTTACCTGGTCGGGGTTGGCGATCTGCCTGGTCCTCTACTGGATCACCGGCGGCTTGGGGGTGTGCCTCGGCTACCACCGGCTGCTGACCCACGGCAGCTTCACGACGTTCCGCCCGGTGCGCTGGTTCTACGCTTTCCTCGGTGGCATCTCCGGCGAGGGATCGGCGCTGGTCTGGGTCGCCAACCACCGCAAGCACCATGTCTACAGCGATCGCGACGGGGATCCGCACACGCCGCGTGACGGGGGCCTCTGGTCGCACGTGTTCTGGCTGTTCCCGCGGCGCCCGACGGAAGTCGTCGAAGCCCACGTGGCGCGGTGGGCTCCCGACCTCCGCAAGGACCCGGGGCTCGCCTTCCTCCACAACACGTTCCTGCTGTGGCACTTCATCATCGGCGGGGCGCTGCTGACGGCCGGCTGGCTGGCCTACGACCGGGCCACCGGCATCTCGTGGCTCGTGTGGGGGCTGGCGGTGCGGATGGTGATCGTGTTCCACGTCACCTGGTTCGTGAACTCGGCGACGCACATGTGGGGCTACCGCAACTACCTCACCAACGACGACTCCACCAACCTCTGGTGGGTCGGTCTCCTCGCGTTCGGAGAGGGGTGGCACAACAACCACCATGCCTTCCAGCGGATGGCCCGCCACGGTCATCGCTGGTGGGAGGTCGACGTGACCTACTGGGTGATCCTGGCGATGGAACGCGTCGGTCTGGCGTGGAACGTCGTCCACGACGTACCCGGCCG from Planctomycetota bacterium includes:
- a CDS encoding acyl-CoA desaturase — its product is MSIRRQIGHSTRDRSSAQEASRTFAMPIAPLPSDTVPGEFVPPVIAAAPPAVSRAGTADGGEHAAAEAGADLAVEPRRDGRDGVTGLDWPVVAWIGGIHLAALAAPFTFTWSGLAICLVLYWITGGLGVCLGYHRLLTHGSFTTFRPVRWFYAFLGGISGEGSALVWVANHRKHHVYSDRDGDPHTPRDGGLWSHVFWLFPRRPTEVVEAHVARWAPDLRKDPGLAFLHNTFLLWHFIIGGALLTAGWLAYDRATGISWLVWGLAVRMVIVFHVTWFVNSATHMWGYRNYLTNDDSTNLWWVGLLAFGEGWHNNHHAFQRMARHGHRWWEVDVTYWVILAMERVGLAWNVVHDVPGRSAAVGATSPAGSRRAT